A stretch of the Aegilops tauschii subsp. strangulata cultivar AL8/78 chromosome 4, Aet v6.0, whole genome shotgun sequence genome encodes the following:
- the LOC109783080 gene encoding uncharacterized protein, which translates to MAAEEAKKVEVETTTATKDIAEEKAIVPVPDNSKAIVAVVKDAEGTRGSSERDAYLTKIMSEKRTTLINAWEESEKARAENRAAKNLSFITSWEHAKEAEMEAELKKLEEQLEKKKAAYKEKLKNKLAMLHKSAEEKRAMAEAKRGEEIIMAEEMAAKYRAKGEAPTKLFGLLKA; encoded by the exons ATGGCGGCTGAGGAGGCCAAGAAGGTGGAGGTGGAGACGACCACGGCCACCAAGGACATCGCCGAGGAGAAGGCCATCGTGCCCGTGCCCGACAACTCCAAGGCCATCGTCGCCGTCGTCAAGG ATGCTGAAGGTACAAGAGGTTCATCTGAAAGAG ATGCTTATCTCACCAAGATAATGTCCGAGAAGAGGACGACGCTGATCAACGCCTGGGAGGAGAGCGAGAAGGCGAGAGCCGAGAACAG GGCTGCCAAGAATCTGTCCTTCATCACTTCATGGGAGCATGCCAAGGAAGCCGAGATGGAGGCCGAGCTGAAAAAGCTCGAG GAGCAACTGGAGAAGAAGAAAGCCGCGTACAAGGAGAAGCTGAAGAACAAGCTCGCGATGCTCCACAAGTCGGCTGAGGAGAAGAGAGCCATGGCGGAGGCgaagcgaggtgaggagataaTCATGGCGGAGGAGATGGCCGCCAAGTACCGTGCGAAAGGCGAGGCCCCAACGAAGCTCTTCGGGCTCCTGAAAGCATGA